The following coding sequences are from one Musa acuminata AAA Group cultivar baxijiao chromosome BXJ1-6, Cavendish_Baxijiao_AAA, whole genome shotgun sequence window:
- the LOC103971018 gene encoding protein EMSY-LIKE 3 isoform X1, with product MDYGPTDSSGTDDDLPPFLHNRGGPVTGSGKTTAAAPPCSRMQNDMESVIHQLEQEAYCSVLRAFKAQSDAISWEKEGLITELRKELRLSNEEHRELLRRVNTDDIIHRIREWRQEGGGQSNLINNAQSIHDLVPSPSGSASKKRQKTSNSAASLPMGGYLPKLHSQPGAASMHPSASTVRKGNVAGAKTKKTKPNPSSGSSVRDQIKNIATKPGEAAANASLIGRKIMTRWPDDNNFYEAVIIDYKPREVASVWSIRTSLFMCQLLAFALLISNCCQGLHALVYDIHTDNETWEWVNLNEIAPEDIRWVDVEPVMSNPSGRHGTGPGKKQLSGLGGIVPCTGKGGGSSKNQSSKNYMSSQNWTGKKGSQDITIFDTKILVKDVERVLDASPPDPVEIEMAKKMLKEQEQSLIDAIARIGDVSDSESEGEEPLSQRLCKERGRAWGEGQHGRKQQALLFQDPEGSRW from the exons GAACTGATGATGATCTTCCACCGTTTCTTCACAATCGCGGAGGGCCTGTTACTGGTAGTGGAAAAACTACTGCTGCTGCACCTCCATGCTCTAGGATGCAGAATGATATGGAGAGCGTAATACATCAGCTTGAGCAAGAAGCATACTGTTCTGTTCTTCGGGCATTTAAGGCCCAATCAGATGCTATTTCTTGG GAGAAGGAAGGTTTAATTACTGAACTGAGGAAAGAACTGAGACTATCCAATGAGGAACATAGAGAATTGTTACGCAGGGTTAACACTGATGATATCATTCACCGAATAAG GGAGTGGAGGCAGGAAGGTGGAGGACAatctaatttaattaataatGCTCAAAGTATACATGATCTGGTTCCCAGCCCATCTGGTTCAGCTTCTAAAAAAAGGCAAAAGACATCTAACTCAGCAGCTTCCTTACCTATGGGTGGCTATCTCCCCAAGCTGCACTCACAACCAGGTGCTGCTTCCATGCATCCATCAGCATCAACTGTAAGAAAAGGAAATGTAGCTGGGGCCAAAACCAAGAAGACTAAACca AATCCTTCTTCTGGTTCAAGTGTCAGGGATCAAATTAAAAACATAGCAACCAAACCTGGTGAAGCTGCAGCAAATGCTTCACTGATTGGACGGAAAATCATGACAAGGTGGCCTGATGATAATAACTTCTATGAAGCTGTTATAATTGACTATAAACCTCGTGAGGTTGCTTCAGTCTGGAGTATTAGGACTTCATTATTTATGTGCCAGTTGCTAGCGTTTGCCTTACTAATTTCAAATTGTTGTCAGGGTTTACATGCTCTTGTGTATGACATCCACACAGACAATGAGACATGGGAATGGGTCAATCTCAATGAG ATTGCTCCTGAAGATATACGGTGGGTAGATGTGGAGCCTGTTATGTCCAATCCAAGTGGTCGTCATGGAACTGGACCTGGTAAAAAGCAGCTCTCAGGTCTCGGTGGCATCGTTCCATGTACTGGTAAAGGTGGAGGGTCCTCTAAGAACCAATCCAGCAAAAATTACATGTCATCACAGAATTGGACTGGaaagaagggatctcaagatattACAATATTTGATACAAAGATTCTGGTTAAGGAT GTGGAGAGGGTTCTTGATGCAAGTCCTCCAGATCCTGTAGAGATTGAAATGGCAaagaaaatgctcaaa GAGCAGGAACAATCACTGATCGATGCAATTGCAAGGATTGGTGATGTGTCTGATAGTGAAAGTG AGGGAGAGGAGCCGTTGTCGCAGAGACTATGCAAAGAGCGAGGCAGGGCATGGGGTGAGGGGCAGCATGGTAGGAAGCAGCAAGCACTTCTTTTTCAGGACCCTGAAGGTTCAAGATGGTGA
- the LOC103971018 gene encoding protein EMSY-LIKE 3 isoform X2 produces the protein MDYGPTDSSGTDDDLPPFLHNRGGPVTGSGKTTAAAPPCSRMQNDMESVIHQLEQEAYCSVLRAFKAQSDAISWEKEGLITELRKELRLSNEEHRELLRRVNTDDIIHRIREWRQEGGGQSNLINNAQSIHDLVPSPSGSASKKRQKTSNSAASLPMGGYLPKLHSQPGAASMHPSASTVRKGNVAGAKTKKTKPNPSSGSSVRDQIKNIATKPGEAAANASLIGRKIMTRWPDDNNFYEAVIIDYKPREGLHALVYDIHTDNETWEWVNLNEIAPEDIRWVDVEPVMSNPSGRHGTGPGKKQLSGLGGIVPCTGKGGGSSKNQSSKNYMSSQNWTGKKGSQDITIFDTKILVKDVERVLDASPPDPVEIEMAKKMLKEQEQSLIDAIARIGDVSDSESAEGEEPLSQRLCKERGRAWGEGQHGRKQQALLFQDPEGSRW, from the exons GAACTGATGATGATCTTCCACCGTTTCTTCACAATCGCGGAGGGCCTGTTACTGGTAGTGGAAAAACTACTGCTGCTGCACCTCCATGCTCTAGGATGCAGAATGATATGGAGAGCGTAATACATCAGCTTGAGCAAGAAGCATACTGTTCTGTTCTTCGGGCATTTAAGGCCCAATCAGATGCTATTTCTTGG GAGAAGGAAGGTTTAATTACTGAACTGAGGAAAGAACTGAGACTATCCAATGAGGAACATAGAGAATTGTTACGCAGGGTTAACACTGATGATATCATTCACCGAATAAG GGAGTGGAGGCAGGAAGGTGGAGGACAatctaatttaattaataatGCTCAAAGTATACATGATCTGGTTCCCAGCCCATCTGGTTCAGCTTCTAAAAAAAGGCAAAAGACATCTAACTCAGCAGCTTCCTTACCTATGGGTGGCTATCTCCCCAAGCTGCACTCACAACCAGGTGCTGCTTCCATGCATCCATCAGCATCAACTGTAAGAAAAGGAAATGTAGCTGGGGCCAAAACCAAGAAGACTAAACca AATCCTTCTTCTGGTTCAAGTGTCAGGGATCAAATTAAAAACATAGCAACCAAACCTGGTGAAGCTGCAGCAAATGCTTCACTGATTGGACGGAAAATCATGACAAGGTGGCCTGATGATAATAACTTCTATGAAGCTGTTATAATTGACTATAAACCTCGTGAG GGTTTACATGCTCTTGTGTATGACATCCACACAGACAATGAGACATGGGAATGGGTCAATCTCAATGAG ATTGCTCCTGAAGATATACGGTGGGTAGATGTGGAGCCTGTTATGTCCAATCCAAGTGGTCGTCATGGAACTGGACCTGGTAAAAAGCAGCTCTCAGGTCTCGGTGGCATCGTTCCATGTACTGGTAAAGGTGGAGGGTCCTCTAAGAACCAATCCAGCAAAAATTACATGTCATCACAGAATTGGACTGGaaagaagggatctcaagatattACAATATTTGATACAAAGATTCTGGTTAAGGAT GTGGAGAGGGTTCTTGATGCAAGTCCTCCAGATCCTGTAGAGATTGAAATGGCAaagaaaatgctcaaa GAGCAGGAACAATCACTGATCGATGCAATTGCAAGGATTGGTGATGTGTCTGATAGTGAAAGTG CAGAGGGAGAGGAGCCGTTGTCGCAGAGACTATGCAAAGAGCGAGGCAGGGCATGGGGTGAGGGGCAGCATGGTAGGAAGCAGCAAGCACTTCTTTTTCAGGACCCTGAAGGTTCAAGATGGTGA
- the LOC103971018 gene encoding protein EMSY-LIKE 3 isoform X3, which translates to MDYGPTDSSGTDDDLPPFLHNRGGPVTGSGKTTAAAPPCSRMQNDMESVIHQLEQEAYCSVLRAFKAQSDAISWEKEGLITELRKELRLSNEEHRELLRRVNTDDIIHRIREWRQEGGGQSNLINNAQSIHDLVPSPSGSASKKRQKTSNSAASLPMGGYLPKLHSQPGAASMHPSASTVRKGNVAGAKTKKTKPNPSSGSSVRDQIKNIATKPGEAAANASLIGRKIMTRWPDDNNFYEAVIIDYKPREGLHALVYDIHTDNETWEWVNLNEIAPEDIRWVDVEPVMSNPSGRHGTGPGKKQLSGLGGIVPCTGKGGGSSKNQSSKNYMSSQNWTGKKGSQDITIFDTKILVKDVERVLDASPPDPVEIEMAKKMLKEQEQSLIDAIARIGDVSDSESEGEEPLSQRLCKERGRAWGEGQHGRKQQALLFQDPEGSRW; encoded by the exons GAACTGATGATGATCTTCCACCGTTTCTTCACAATCGCGGAGGGCCTGTTACTGGTAGTGGAAAAACTACTGCTGCTGCACCTCCATGCTCTAGGATGCAGAATGATATGGAGAGCGTAATACATCAGCTTGAGCAAGAAGCATACTGTTCTGTTCTTCGGGCATTTAAGGCCCAATCAGATGCTATTTCTTGG GAGAAGGAAGGTTTAATTACTGAACTGAGGAAAGAACTGAGACTATCCAATGAGGAACATAGAGAATTGTTACGCAGGGTTAACACTGATGATATCATTCACCGAATAAG GGAGTGGAGGCAGGAAGGTGGAGGACAatctaatttaattaataatGCTCAAAGTATACATGATCTGGTTCCCAGCCCATCTGGTTCAGCTTCTAAAAAAAGGCAAAAGACATCTAACTCAGCAGCTTCCTTACCTATGGGTGGCTATCTCCCCAAGCTGCACTCACAACCAGGTGCTGCTTCCATGCATCCATCAGCATCAACTGTAAGAAAAGGAAATGTAGCTGGGGCCAAAACCAAGAAGACTAAACca AATCCTTCTTCTGGTTCAAGTGTCAGGGATCAAATTAAAAACATAGCAACCAAACCTGGTGAAGCTGCAGCAAATGCTTCACTGATTGGACGGAAAATCATGACAAGGTGGCCTGATGATAATAACTTCTATGAAGCTGTTATAATTGACTATAAACCTCGTGAG GGTTTACATGCTCTTGTGTATGACATCCACACAGACAATGAGACATGGGAATGGGTCAATCTCAATGAG ATTGCTCCTGAAGATATACGGTGGGTAGATGTGGAGCCTGTTATGTCCAATCCAAGTGGTCGTCATGGAACTGGACCTGGTAAAAAGCAGCTCTCAGGTCTCGGTGGCATCGTTCCATGTACTGGTAAAGGTGGAGGGTCCTCTAAGAACCAATCCAGCAAAAATTACATGTCATCACAGAATTGGACTGGaaagaagggatctcaagatattACAATATTTGATACAAAGATTCTGGTTAAGGAT GTGGAGAGGGTTCTTGATGCAAGTCCTCCAGATCCTGTAGAGATTGAAATGGCAaagaaaatgctcaaa GAGCAGGAACAATCACTGATCGATGCAATTGCAAGGATTGGTGATGTGTCTGATAGTGAAAGTG AGGGAGAGGAGCCGTTGTCGCAGAGACTATGCAAAGAGCGAGGCAGGGCATGGGGTGAGGGGCAGCATGGTAGGAAGCAGCAAGCACTTCTTTTTCAGGACCCTGAAGGTTCAAGATGGTGA
- the LOC103971019 gene encoding delta(12)-acyl-lipid-desaturase: MTEMKRAEEKRPLRRSPTEKPPFTLSQIKKAIPPHCFDRSLLRSFSYVVLDLLFAALFLYFAVAIIPKLPPGLVLAAWPLYWILQGCVLTGVWVIAHECGHHAFSDNSLLDDVVGLVLHSVLLVPYFSWKYSHRRHHSNTGSIDRDEVFVPKPKSAVPWFTKYLNNPPGRVLTLAITLTLGWPLYLAFNVSGRPYPRFACHFDPYGPIFSDRERSQVVISDAGLMAVSYVLYRIAAGYGFWWLVRVYGVPLLIVNGWLVLITYLQHTHPSLPHYDSGEWDWMRGALATVDRDYGLLNKVFHNITDTHVAHHLFSTMPHYHAMEATQAIKPVLGEYYQFDGTPLLKAMWREAQECIYVEPDEGSRKKGVFWYRNKL; encoded by the coding sequence ATGACGGAAATGAAACGGGCAGAGGAGAAGCGCCCCCTCCGGCGCTCACCCACCGAGAAGCCCCCCTTCACCCTGAGCCAGATCAAGAAGGCCATTCCCCCTCACTGCTTCGACCGCTCCCTGCTCCGCTCCTTTTCCTACGTCGTCCTCGACCTGCTCTTCGCAGCACTCTTTCTCTACTTCGCAGTGGCAATCATCCCAAAGCTTCCGCCCGGACTCGTCCTCGCTGCCTGGCCACTCTACTGGATCCTGCAGGGCTGCGTCCTCACCGGCGTGTGGGTCATTGCCCACGAGTGCGGCCACCACGCCTTCTCCGACAACTCCCTCCTCGACGACGTGGTCGGCCTCGTCCTCCACTCCGTCCTCCTCGTTCCCTACTTCTCCTGGAAGTACAGCCACCGCCGGCACCACTCCAACACCGGCTCCATCGATCGCGACGAGGTCTTCGTCCCCAAGCCCAAGTCCGCCGTCCCATGGTTCACCAAGTACCTCAACAACCCGCCCGGCCGCGTCCTCACCCTAGCCATCACCCTCACCCTCGGCTGGCCTCTGTACCTCGCCTTCAACGTCTCTGGCCGTCCTTACCCCCGCTTCGCCTGCCACTTCGACCCCTACGGGCCTATCTTCTCGGACCGGGAGCGATCCCAGGTCGTCATCTCCGACGCCGGTCTGATGGCGGTATCGTACGTCCTCTACCGCATCGCCGCCGGCTACGGCTTCTGGTGGCTGGTCCGGGTGTACGGCGTGCCGCTTCTGATCGTGAACGGGTGGTTAGTCCTCATTACCTACCTGCAGCACACGCACCCGTCGCTGCCCCACTACGACTCCGGCGAGTGGGACTGGATGCGGGGGGCGCTGGCGACGGTGGACAGGGACTACGGGCTGCTGAACAAGGTGTTCCACAATATCACCGACACCCACGTCGCCCACCACCTCTTCTCGACGATGCCACACTACCACGCCATGGAGGCGACGCAGGCCATCAAGCCGGTGCTGGGGGAGTACTACCAGTTCGACGGCACGCCGCTGCTGAAGGCCATGTGGAGGGAGGCGCAGGAGTGCATCTACGTGGAGCCAGACGAGGGGAGCAGGAAGAAGGGGGTCTTTTGGTATCGAAACAAGCTGTAG
- the LOC135582708 gene encoding uncharacterized protein LOC135582708: protein MKPLKIEEMVAKKLALWHTTTFRPIITHDELEPIMASAGFVPLPVAAAPPSSPQGAQQTPLAWREYASRSEAAYRGRERGRRRGRGRRSLVAPPRPRLPYPRIDGLHLMAYKAFLLALEFYLDPTFVPDLFHVRTMSLTRVHDRVFEKAYRPMKDCEMDEEGIVVYREGTLDCQTRMVCSQYSSDDVDDTRSCTDNSIERKRDCTDDVDNAADLSCLVPLKDLFPSRDKSTS, encoded by the exons ATGAAGCCGCTCAAGATAGAGGAGATGGTGGCGAAGAAGCTGGCGCTGTGGCACACCACGACGTTCCGGCCCATCATCACCCACGACGAGCTGGAGCCCATCATGGCCTCCGCCGGCTTCGTCCCGCTCCCCGTGGCGGCGGCTCCTCCGTCGTCGCCCCAGGGGGCGCAGCAGACGCCGTTGGCGTGGAGGGAGTACGCGTCCCGGTCGGAGGCGGCGTaccgagggagagagagagggagacggagagggagagggaggaggagtctGGTGGCGCCGCCCCGGCCGCGGCTGCCGTACCCTCGGATCGACGGCCTCCACCTGATGGCGTATAAGGCTTTCCTTCTGGCCCTCGAGTTCTACCTCGACCCCACCTTCGTCCCCGACCTCTTCCACGTCAG GACGATGTCGCTAACGAGAGTGCATGACCGGGTGTTTGAGAAAGCTTATCGCCCCATGAAGGACTGCGAGATGGATGAGGAAGGAATCGTCGTGTACCGGGAAGGAACGCTGGACTGCCAAACGAGGATGGTTTGCAGTCAGTACAGCAGCGATGATGTCGACGACACCCGCAGCTGTACGGATAACTCCATAGAAAGGAAGAGAGATTGTACCGATGATGTTGATAATGCTGCCGACTTATCTTGTTTGGTTCCGCTGAAGGATCTATTCCCAAGTAGGGATAAGAGCACAAGTTGA
- the LOC103971023 gene encoding cyclin-dependent kinase B2-1 → MATTVRQQQPSRAMDAYEKLEKVGEGTYGKVYKAREKATGKIVALKKTRLPEDDEGVPPTTLREVSLLRMLSVDPHVVRLLDLKQDKNKDGQTILYLVFEYMDTDLKKYIRSFRQNHEQIPPETVKILMYQLCKGIAFCHGRGVLHRDLKPHNLLMDRKTMMLKIADLGLSRAFTIPLKKYTHEILTLWYRAPEVLLGATHYSTPIDMWSIGCIFAELITTQAIFAGDSELQQLLHIFRLLGTPNDVIWPGVSKLPNWHEYPQWSPKSLSSTVPNLDDNGLDLLSKMLQYEPSKRISAKKAMEHPYFDDVNKAYY, encoded by the exons atggcgaCAACGGTGCGGCAGCAGCAGCCGAGTCGGGCGATGGACGCGTACGAGAAGCTGGAGAAGGTTGGGGAAGGGACGTACGGGAAGGTGTACAAGGCCAGGGAGAAGGCCACCGGCAAGATCGTCGCCCTCAAGAAGACCCGCCTGCCCGAGGACGACGAGGGCGTCCCCCCCACCACCCTCCGCGAGGTCTCCCTCCTCCGCATGCTCTCCGTCGACCCCCACGTCGTCAG ATTGTTGGATCTCAAACAAGATAAGAACAAAGACGGGCAAACCATTCTGTATCTCGTCTTTGAGTACATGGACACCGATCTCAAGAAATACATCAGAAGCTTCCGTCAGAACCATGAACAGATTCCGCCCGAAACTGTGAAG ATTCTGATGTATCAACTATGTAAAGGAATTGCGTTCTGTCATGGGCGTGGGGTGCTGCACAG AGATCTGAAACCTCACAATCTCTTGATGGATCGAAAGACTATGATGTTAAAAATCGCAGACCTTGGACTTAGCAGAGCATTCACTATTCCTCTCAAGAAATATACTCATGAG ATCCTGACTCTTTGGTATCGAGCTCCAGAGGTTCTCCTTGGGGCCACACACTATTCAACACCGATCGATATGTGGTCAATCGGCTGTATTTTTG CTGAACTAATTACAACCCAAGCAATTTTTGCTGGCGACTCTGAACTGCAGCAGCTTCTTCATATTTTCAG GTTACTGGGTACACCAAATGATGTAATTTGGCCTGGTGTAAGCAAATTGCCTAATTGGCACGAGTATCCTCAGTGGAGCCCCAAGAGTTTGTCATCTACTGTTCCTAATCTGGATGATAATGGATTGGATCTACTCTCG AAGATGTTGCAGTATGAGCCTTCAAAGCGGATTTCAGCAAAGAAAGCTATGGAACACCCATACTTTGATGATGTAAACAAGGCATATTACTGA